The stretch of DNA caaaaaaaaaaaaaaaactgcatgTGAATGAATTCAGGTTGTTGACTGGATCGATCCTTGCTCATGAGATGATGCATGCGTGGCTGCGGCTCAATGGTGCTTTTTTCATCTATGACAAAAATTTATTTGGTACTTACTTTCTAATATGCTCGTAATTGAAAGTTTATTCATGGCATTGCTTAATTTACAGGGTACCCCAACCTAAGTCCTGAAGTTGAAGAAGGCATCTGCCAAGTGTTGGCTCATATGTGGTTGGATTCTGAGATAATGGCTGGTTCTGGTAGTAGTGTTGCTTCCTCATCTTCGTCGTCAAAGAAGGGTCAGCGTTCTCAGTTTGAGAAGAAACTTGGCAAGTTCTTTAAACACCAGATAGAGTCAGATACTTCAGCAGCATATGGAGGGGGATTCAGAGCAGGTAATGAAGCAGTGCTCAAGTATGGTCTTAGGAGGACCCTTGATCATATTCAGCTGACTGGATGCTTTCCATACTGAATCTAGTACTAGTAAAATTCTGAGTCTGATTGTTGCTTTGAACCTGTCATATTATTAGTTATAAAGCCCGAATGAATGGCACGAAAACATCATAATATATGCTCTAATAGGCAGCAGTGTATAGTGCCTAGTGCATAGTGCCTACATTCTATGAGGAAGTGATGGACCTTACACGTACCTTGCCATTGGACATTCTATCTGTTGTTGagatatatatcatatgcagaAAAGAAAGACTGAATGAAAGTGACTTCGTCATGCATTGCCGTTCTCGTTGCATATACATCATCCTCAGGGCCTTAGTAGAGGAGCAACCAAGTGCAGAATGCGGGCGGGGCTGCGGCCAGCATTCTACATTTTGTTGCTTTGCTCTGGAAATTACATTCAACCtcgtttgttttattttagatttgTGCCTCTTGGCTTCCGTCTTAGTGTTAGTGCCCGTTGTTGTGTTCCTCCattatcatttaataaaatttatcccTTTCATTTATGCATGTgtataatgtatatatacaccCACCCACACATTGAAAATGATAGTCAAGTGGTAGTCTCACAGTCAGTGTacataatttaatcaaatcaGTTTATATAGAGAGGTAAATGAGTTCTTAATACGCTCCAAttaataagaacaaaaataagtatagatataatatttatttgaaaatatattgaaaCGAACATGAAAATGGGACTAATTAAGATCCCTAAGTTTATAAATTGTAAAAATCCAaacaaaaccaattaatttaggttggtttggttcagtttagattttctttttattttaaatatgattttttaatctgtgaacttttaaaaatatgacaTAATATTTTGCTATGTTATccttaaatttgtaattgatgTTTGACAAGCCAAACGGGTTGTAATGTTTTCACTATTGAGTATCTTATCCAGCTGGATCCGACCCGTACCAGAATTTTTACAAACGTTTTTCCCTCTTGAAACGGTTTATTTGGgggcatttttaaaaatggatTGCGTTGTTTACCTTCTCAACAAACAAGCCTCGCACCCATAAACAGTTTTTAAATTACTCACCGGCGGCAGGTGCGGATTGGGCCAAGTGGCCGAAACCGCATCCAACAGAAGAGACCGTCTCCCAGTTAACTGACTGTTTCTCTCTCCGTCACCCCATGGACACCAGGTGTTTGATGTTTGTCCTATGAGGCTTTTCTGGGTTTGTTTCTTCATCCGCGACCGCGTTGAACTTCGAATTCATGCCACGTACAAGTTATCACCATGATGCCTGTGTCtgaatctctctttctctcctcttaaTTGGATTTGCGTTTATATACTCCTATTTTGCTCTGCTTAGGACATAGTTTGGAGCAAGCTTTGAATTCTGGAATGCCGGTGGATGCTGAGTGACATGTTTTATGGGTTCTTGCTCAAAAATTTTCTTGAACCGCGTACTTTTAGTTTTGAATGATGCCTATCTTCGCTGGTCTTTATAAAACTGGAGCTATCAATCTTTTCTTGAAGCATTATAGAAGAAAAGAGCACTGCAATTCATTTTGCAAGAAGTGCCAATGTATATCAGCCAATCCATTCAAACAAGGAACTTTTAACAGCCTAACTCGCTACTTCGCTAGCAAATCACAAATTAACAAGGTCTCCCTTTACCTTCAACGGGCCAAACTCATTGATTCAATTCGGCTTGCTCTTCGGTCCAATGCTCCAAGGTCCCTTATCTCCCTTTTGAATGATCCCAATCTAGATTCCTTTGTGGTCACCAATGCAATCCGATCTGCTCCCTCTCTGGACTCTGCTCTCTCGCTTGCTGAAACCCTGAAAACCATACCACATTTCACACACACTCAACATACACTGCATGCAGTGGCCAAAATCTTAGCCAAGTCCCAACAAACCGCAAAACTCAAAACCCTTGTTGATGCTATCAATTCTGGGAAATTTTCAAATGTTGCACGGGTCAGCTTCATGGACCGCTTGCGGTGGTATGCTGCTGCAAGAGACCTTGATTTGCTTCTTAGTGTTTGGGATGAATGGAGAGCCCTGCAGAAACGACCTTGTGTTGAGGCTTACAACATCGTGATGGGTGCTTATGCACGTATGGCTAAGAACTCAGAGGCAGTGAAGATATTCTTTATGATGATTGATGAAGGACTGGTTCCTAATTCTAGAACTTACACTGTTATCATTGAGCATCTTGTGAACTCTGGAAAATTGGATTCAGCAGTGCAGATTTTTAGTGTATTGCCATTGATGAGGATCAAGCGTACTCTTAGGCAGTATTCACTTTTGGTAGGGGCATTCACTGTTATCAAACAGTTTGATGTGGTTAAGAATTTACTACAGGAAATGCAGACAGATGGAATGTTGCCTGGTCAATCTATGCTATTGTCATTGCAGTGCATGCGGATGGCTGGATTTATCAAGGAGTCAGTTGAGTTTAATAAAGAAATGTTACCAGATGAGAGGATCCATAATATAGAAGCTTTTGTAGATGACGATGATGACTTTCCCAATGATGATATTGATGTGAGCACAATTCACTTGAAACCATGGTTGGACCCAGTGGCTTTGGCAAGTGCCTTGAATAATTGGGGACCTGAAGAGGTATCAGCGCTGGAAGATGCAAATTTTGTATGGACAACTCGGTTGGTTTGCAAGATGATCAGAAGTTTCAATTCAGCTGAAGCAGCATGGCAGTTTTTCTGTTGGGTTGATTATCAGCCAGGTTTTACTCATAATGTTTATACGTTCTCAAAGATGGTTTCCAAGTTAGCACAGCATGGTCGTCTGGATTTAGCTGGTCAACTCCTGTCTAAGACAAAAAAGGAGCAGATTAAATTGCCAGTCAGCACAGTGAGATTGATTATCGACTTCTATGGCATTTTTCATAATGGTCAGGCTGCTATAAAGGTCTTCCGTGATGCCAAATCACTCTGTGGTCCACTACCAGAATCTAGTCTGTTGATTTTATATTCTTCACTTTTACACACGCTGGCGAAGTGTAAGATGAACTCCGATGTCTTGGATATCCTTGATGAGATGATTTTGGATGGTATTTTACCAGATATCCAAACTTTTTCTGGATTGATCCATCATTTTGCACTTCAGAGAGATATTAAAGTGGTGCAGAGACTCTTTGGGATGGTAAGGCAGGGTGGTATAGAGCCTGATGCTTATTTGTTCAAGGTACTTATTCGTGCTTTCTGCAAGTGTGACAGAGCTGTTCTAGCATtaagaatttttgaagatatgaGGAACTCCAATTTGACACCTGATGTTGCCACAAGAGAATTGCTTGTCAAGAGTCTCTGGAAAGAAGGTAAGCTTAGGGAGGCAGCTTCCGTGGAAGAGAGGAGTAAAGAAATAATTGGCGCCCCTCCACTTGCATTGCGTGGCCATTTGTATTCTGTGAGCTCTACGGATCTCACTAGAGTTTGTAAACTTTATTCTGACAGCTTTACAACAAGCCATTGTTAAGAGTTATGATAAAGGTTTCTATATCAAAGTAATTATCTGACGGAATGCTTGTACTCAGCTTCAGAGCAATGCCGTGATGTCATTTGAATTGGTTGCAGATGGATCGACAATATATGATGTCTAAATGTTAGTTAGTTCATTTCTCCTTTTTGAGTTTGCGCTGGGTGGTTAAACCCCCTTCTAACTCTACTCCAATGCCAACCTCCTGGAACGTGCCACCAGAGGAAGGTCTCTCACACTACTGGCCTCACAAAGTAGAAGAGGTTAACAGGTTCTAGTTACGTTTcctgtagttttttttttttctccctgtGTTTTATTTCTATTCATGTTTTAATCCGCATCCGAGAACCTATATTGCATCTTTGCTCTGGATGATGGCCATTCCTGCCAAGATACCATCAAATGTGGGTTTGGTAATGGATTTTATCCCCCCAAGGCTACAGTGAAAATTTTATGTTACGAAAGGTTGTGGAAACCAAACAAGACACGTTAGGAAACTAACCAAATTTCACCTTCTCAAAACCCCCTTGAGATTGAACCTAGAAAGACCCCTTAATTTAGTGGCGTTTACCTTAGAGTGACTTTtcaggcttttttttttttaaccgtCCACCTCATCTTCCTGTAGATCTGTACCCACACATTACACATACTGCTAGCCATAAGGTGAAAGTTCCCTCGTCTGTTGGCTTGTGGGCTTTGTGTAATAGAACTGGAAATGGTAGGTAGCTTGTTGCCTCCCCAAATTGAGTTCTTGTATTAAATAAACATCATCCTTACACACTATTCTAGCAATAAAATAGCTAGAGTGGGAGTGTCGAGACTCTTCATTGAATATATTAGTTAGGCGTCATTGTAGTGTCTATATTCCTACAAGtagctggaagaagaagaaaaaaagaaagaaaaaagaaacaaacaaatcaAAGCTAGGGACAAGGTCTTTCTGAATTTCATTTACAGCAACCGCATCACAAGCTAGATACAAGGTCTCTCATTGCAAACTGGCTCTTGCATGTTCCTCTTCCTATCATCCAGCCATCCGCATGCACTGCAATGACAATAGCATAGATTGACCAGGCAACATTCCATCTGTCTGCATTTCCTGTAGTAAATTCTTAACCACATCAAACTGTTTGATAACAGTGAATGCCCCTACCAAAAGTGAATACTGCCTAAGAGTACGCTTGATCCTCATCAATGGCAATACACTAAAAATCTGCACTGCTGAATCCAATTTTCCAGAGTTCACAAGATGCTCAATGATAACAGTGTAAGTTCTAGAATTAGGAACCAGTCCTTCATCAATCATCATAAAGAATATCTTCACTGCCTCTGAGTTCTTAGCCATACGTGCATAAGCACCCATCACGATGTTGTAAGCCTCAACACAAGGTCGTTTCTGCAGGGCTCTCCATTCATCCCAAACACTAAGAAGCAAATCAAGGTCTCTTGCAGCAGCATACCACCGCAAGCGGTCCATGAAGCTGACCCGTGCAACATTTGAAAATTTCCCAGAATTGATAGCATCAACAAGGGTTTTGAGTTTTGCGGTTTGTTGGGACTTGGCTAAGATTTTGGCCACTGCATGCAGTGTATGTTGAGTGTGTGTGAAATGTGGTATGGTTTTCAGGGTTTCAGCAAGCGAGAGAGCAGAGTCCAGAGAGGGAGCAGATCGGATTGCATTGGTGACCACAAAGGAATCTAGATTGGGATCATTCAAAAGGGAGATAAGGGACCTTGGAGCATTGGACCGAAGAGCAAGCCGAATTGAATCAATGAGTTTGGCCCGTTGAAGGTAAAGGGAGACCTTGTTAATTTGTGATTTGCTAGCGAAGTAGCGAGTTAGGCTGTTAAAAGTTCCTTGTTTGAATGGATTGGCTGATATACATTGGCACTTCTTGCAAAATGAATTGCAGTGCTCTTTTCTTCTATAATGCTTCAAGAAAAGATTGATAGCTCCAGTTTTATAAAGACCAGCGAAGATAGGCATCATTCAAAACTAAAAGTACGCGGTTCAAGAAAATTTTTGAGCAAGAACCCATAAAACATGTCACTCAGCATCCACCGGCATTCCAGAATTCAAAGCTTGCTCCAAACTATGTCCTAAGCAGAGCAAAATAGGAGTATATAAACGCAAATCCAAttaagaggagagaaagagagattcaGACACAGGCATCATGGTGATAACTTGTACGTGGCATGAATTCGAAGTTCAACGCGGTCGCGGATGAAGAAACAAACCCAGAAAAGCCTCATAGGACAAACATCAAACACCTGGTGTCCATGGGGTGACGGAGAGAGAAACAGTCAGTTAACTGGGAGACGGTCTCTTCTGTTGGATGCGGTTTCGGCCACTTGGCCCAATCCGCACCTGCCGCCGGTGAGTAATTTAAAAACTGTTTATGGGTGCGAGGCTTGTTTGTTGAGAAGGTAAACAACGCAatccatttttaaaaatgcccCCAAATAAACCGTTTCAAGAGGGAAAAACGTTTGTAAAAATTCTGGTACGGGTCGGATCCAGCTGGATAAGATACTCAATAGTGAAAACATTACAACCCGTTTGGCTTGTCAAAcatcaattacaaatttaaggATAACATAGCAAAATATTAtgtcatatttttaaaagttcacagattaaaaaatcatatttaaaataaaaagaaaatctaaactgaaccaaaccaacctaaattaattggttttgttTGGATTTTTACAATTTATAAACTTAGGGATCTTAATTAGTCCCATTTTCATGTTCGtttcaatatattttcaaataaatattatatctatacttatttttgttcttattaaTTGGAGCGTATTAAGAACTCATTTACCTCTCTATATAAA from Diospyros lotus cultivar Yz01 chromosome 6, ASM1463336v1, whole genome shotgun sequence encodes:
- the LOC127803171 gene encoding pentatricopeptide repeat-containing protein At5g66631 — protein: MMPIFAGLYKTGAINLFLKHYRRKEHCNSFCKKCQCISANPFKQGTFNSLTRYFASKSQINKVSLYLQRAKLIDSIRLALRSNAPRSLISLLNDPNLDSFVVTNAIRSAPSLDSALSLAETLKTIPHFTHTQHTLHAVAKILAKSQQTAKLKTLVDAINSGKFSNVARVSFMDRLRWYAAARDLDLLLSVWDEWRALQKRPCVEAYNIVMGAYARMAKNSEAVKIFFMMIDEGLVPNSRTYTVIIEHLVNSGKLDSAVQIFSVLPLMRIKRTLRQYSLLVGAFTVIKQFDVVKNLLQEMQTDGMLPGQSMLLSLQCMRMAGFIKESVEFNKEMLPDERIHNIEAFVDDDDDFPNDDIDVSTIHLKPWLDPVALASALNNWGPEEVSALEDANFVWTTRLVCKMIRSFNSAEAAWQFFCWVDYQPGFTHNVYTFSKMVSKLAQHGRLDLAGQLLSKTKKEQIKLPVSTVRLIIDFYGIFHNGQAAIKVFRDAKSLCGPLPESSLLILYSSLLHTLAKCKMNSDVLDILDEMILDGILPDIQTFSGLIHHFALQRDIKVVQRLFGMVRQGGIEPDAYLFKVLIRAFCKCDRAVLALRIFEDMRNSNLTPDVATRELLVKSLWKEGKLREAASVEERSKEIIGAPPLALRGHLYSVSSTDLTRVCKLYSDSFTTSHC
- the LOC127803736 gene encoding pentatricopeptide repeat-containing protein At5g66631-like, whose amino-acid sequence is MPIFAGLYKTGAINLFLKHYRRKEHCNSFCKKCQCISANPFKQGTFNSLTRYFASKSQINKVSLYLQRAKLIDSIRLALRSNAPRSLISLLNDPNLDSFVVTNAIRSAPSLDSALSLAETLKTIPHFTHTQHTLHAVAKILAKSQQTAKLKTLVDAINSGKFSNVARVSFMDRLRWYAAARDLDLLLSVWDEWRALQKRPCVEAYNIVMGAYARMAKNSEAVKIFFMMIDEGLVPNSRTYTVIIEHLVNSGKLDSAVQIFSVLPLMRIKRTLRQYSLLVGAFTVIKQFDVVKNLLQEMQTDGMLPGQSMLLSLQCMRMAG